A region of Diadema setosum chromosome 15, eeDiaSeto1, whole genome shotgun sequence DNA encodes the following proteins:
- the LOC140238741 gene encoding uncharacterized protein, translated as MATRLDPEYRLQNIRSTLKILDGKDDRKRKQARLRGAIRSHTISSNQKSFPSLSVVKESKMAIDIPPDHSKMSKGKYSGYLSKVVSNSSTTATISRRQPKQTATPHRLHVPRTREEAKPGGDRRQLVLMSSALDSELQKLDVKNYEVDEQKDASSSVINNTTLSSTSIEEAFIKPSPDDALKSGGDVPVVASGVSKWRNVAKSAIRNRLSSSKPSTMSDAVQHRTKSKRKSESSISSRDDEHHGVTEYQNVFAAVSAATMFKKQRQRKRREKRKQQLSRLFRIVARLAVVVRRICAIHYVDTGQFELSVAHLVSDRQRDDLMFDVTEYKAKKKWRLTTETKRILQKSASSRTEQDNKHVEMALRDLSSLGEYPAAMQSSIARVGWYESYGPNRVIVREGHAPDAFYFILSGSALVSVSVPGDIKPKILAILLRGDSFGELAILNHSKRTSSVSSREAVEMYVISAEDFIYIVMSGNYKVLQDPGTLEFMRSVNFLKEWPLKNIEKNPKKCVFNFFRKNTVLVRDSKFSEWIYVIKSGSCSVLKQLKYVEPESHPKKPKTDKRSRLSISRHEQYLVDREKSFLTRRMIAARAHRESLYKRGMDLPYLMMNAELTKAIIPAKSRTSTMLMVKEEVAEMEEERQEERWMEELEEAGALTEMKESLFPLIEMEENHSDDELPRYGPQRTFADDLNKPAVDRKNPVLRSNLLEEEEETGCRSVFVSIQTLQRGGVFGLVDVLFSEQPSLSLVSHGAECMVMSKQFFLQHATDDMLHRVKISMMPFAKEDEIQRSLENQIRWEAYRSATIQRTVDRLTQAKKITSPRK; from the exons ATGGCAACACGACTCGATCCCGAATATCGTCTGCAGAACATTCGCTCAACACTTAAAATCCTAGACGGGAAAGACGACAGAAAACGGAAGCAAGCACGACTTCGAGGTGCTATTCGAAGTCACACCATATCATCTAACCAAAAATCCTTCCCATCTCTAAGCGTTGTTAAAGAGTCTAAGATGGCCATTGATATACCTCCTGATCACAGCAAAATGTCAAAAGGAAAATACTCGGGATATTTGTCAAAGGTTGTCTCTAATTCTTCTACGACTGCAACCATCAGTAGGCGGCAACCGAAACAAACTGCTACTCCACATCGTCTGCACGTTCCTCGGACAAGAGAAGAAGCTAAACCAGGAGGAGATCGTAGGCAGCTGGTTTTGATGTCTTCAGCACTGGATTCTGAGCTGCAAAAATTGGACGTTAAAAACTATGAGGTAGACGAACAAAAGGATGCTTCATCCAGCGTAATCAATAACACCACTTTATCATCCACCTCAATTGAAGAAGCCTTTATCAAACCCTCCCCAGATGACGCATTGAAGAGTGGAGGTGATGTCCCGGTAGTTGCCAGTGGCGTTTCAAAATGGCGAAATGTAGCGAAATCGGCAATTAGGAATAGACTGTCAAGTTCTAAACCGTCAACGATGAGCGATGCGGTTCAGCACAGGACCAAATCAAAGCGGAAGTCGGAATCATCGATCTCGAGTCGAGATGACGAACATCATGGAGTCACAGAGTATCAGAACGTGTTCGCAGCAGTCAGCGCAGCCACGATGTTTAAAAaacagagacagagaaaaagacgGGAAAAGAGAAAG CAGCAGCTGTCAAGATTGTTTCGCATCGTAGCCCGACTAGCGGTCGTCGTACGACGAATCTGCGCCATTCACTATGTGGACACTGG ACAATTTGAGCTGAGCGTCGCTCACCTGGTGTCAGACCGCCAGCGAGATGACCTTATGTTTGACGTCACAGAGTACAAGGCGAAGAAAAAG TGGCGACTAACGACTGAGACGAAACGGATTCTTCAGAAATCGGCATCATCTCGAACAGAACAAGATAATAAACAC GTTGAGATGGCTCTTCGGGATCTCTCCTCCCTCGGAGAATACCCGGCCGCTATGCAAAGCAGCATCGCTCGTGTCGGCTGGTACGAATCGTACGGACCCAATCGTGTTATCGTTCGAGAGGGTCACGCCCCAGATGCTTTCTACTTCATTCTTTCTGGGTCAG CTTTGGTGAGTGTATCAGTCCCAGGTGACATCAAGCCAAAGATTCTAGCCATTCTCCTGAGGGGTGATAGTTTTGGG GAACTGGCTATCTTGAATCACAGCAAGCGGACCTCAAGTGTTTCCTCGAGGGAGGCTGTGGAAATGTATGTCATCTCGGCCGAG GACTTCATTTACATCGTCATGTCTGGGAATTACAAAGTGCTTCAAGATCCTGGGACATTGGAGTTTATGAG GAGTGTGAATTTCTTGAAGGAGTGGCCTCTGAAAAACATCGAGAAAAATCCGAAGAAATGCGTCTTCAACTTCTTCAG GAAGAATACGGTCCTTGTGAGAGACAGCAAATTTTCCGAATGGATTTACGTCATTAAATCG GGAAGCTGCTCTGTTCTGAAACAACTGAAATATGTGGAGCCTGAATCACATCCAAAGAAGCCCAAAACTGACAAAC GATCCCGGCTATCGATATCAAGACACGAGCAATACCTGGTTGATCGAGAGAAATCGTTTCTCACCCGGCGGATGATCGCTGCTCGTGCGCACAGAGAGTCGCTGTACAAGCGAGGCATGGACCTGCCTTACCTCATGATGAACGCTGAATTGACCAAGGCCATCATTCCCGCCAAAAGCCGCACCTCCACGATGCTCATGGTAA AGGAGGAGGTGGCTGAGATGGAGGAGGAGCGACAGGAAGAGAGATGGATGGAGGAGCTGGAAGAAGCTGGAGCTCTCACGGAGATGAAGGAATCTTTGTTTCCACTCATTGAAATGGAGGAGAATCATAGTG ATGATGAGCTGCCAAGGTACGGCCCTCAACGAACCTTTGCCGATGATCTCAACAAACCTGCTGTAGACAGGAAG AATCCAGTGTTGAGGTCGAATCTCttggaggaagaagaggagactGGATGTCGCTCTGTCTTTGTATCTATCCAAACTCTACAGCGAGGGGGCGTCTTT GGTCTGGTTGATGTCCTGTTCAGTGAGCAGCCAAGCCTGAGTTTGGTCAGTCATGGAGCCGAGTGTATGGTCATGTCCAAACAATTCTTCCTACAACACGCAACAGACGACATGCTGCACCGTGTGAAGATTTCG ATGATGCCTTTTGCTAAGGAGGACGAAATTCAGCGCAGCTTGGAGAATCAAATAAGATGGGAAGCCTACCGGAGCGCCACCATACAACGAACCGTCGACAGGTTGACACAGGCGAAGAAAATTACTTCTCCACGAAAATGA